In Dendropsophus ebraccatus isolate aDenEbr1 chromosome 14, aDenEbr1.pat, whole genome shotgun sequence, the following proteins share a genomic window:
- the MFSD6L gene encoding major facilitator superfamily domain-containing protein 6-like isoform X1 → MVDPYEISVGVENMSGTKQWDISQALAIASLFHFFHGIGKFCLIPFLTIFFRYLGLSPPLVGIIIGLKHIIHVFGAPLCAYMAKTNNRRRVLITGSLLLSAGAGLAFTFFPPMERDMVLRYCNFSLPWKEKVTAPGAMDIELFGPEDNASFLVPEGSPTPHLALVLVTEGTSYKPVENATVEATTMEKSDTTLALSRPVHLTETSTPHQKRQKPATKPSPKLREKSTSSKDEVKNNSTHVGSSPSPPPSPKPKPSNHTAHKKKVREVGLGVHILEHLLDSEHKIFLVMLGMIMIWSVFTAPLKWTADDSLYEYLDFVDATDRHGKVWIWSHLGACIGSGVIVRLIESLGCFLTTNIPKIDLHFYGYSLFMIITVFLSTIYPVHVSKKSEHSNKTIKALGLIGSDGRVILLSITVFLTGAIWSTAHNFLFWRMQDVGSTELYMGISVALALFSEIVLHFFRGKLFRVFSVKWIVVIGLGCLAVQMVYYSFLWTPWAVLPVQVLSAFSNGALIWAVNSQANDVATPGTERSLQLVLHCLSHDCGASLGSIASGFIISGFGLPVLFQACSVTLLLWISLFLLIHPRLPHIKKINYSRLLAADNSDMSDSDDDQERDWLVKAMKDDSKQW, encoded by the exons atggtGGATCCATACGAAATCAGTGTTGGA GTCGAGAACATGAGTGGCACCAAGCAGTGGGACATCAGCCAGGCTCTGGCCATCGCCAGCCTGTTCCATTTCTTCCATGGCATTGGAAAGTTCTGCCTTATCCCCTTCTTAACCATCTTCTTCCGATACCTGGGACTGAGCCCTCCTCTGGTGGGGATCATAATAGGCCTCAAACACATCATCCATGTTTTCGGGGCACCTCTATGCGCTTACATGGCCAAAACAAATAATAGGAGAAGGGTTCTCATCACAGGGTCTCTGCTGCTGTCGGCCGGGGCCGGCTTGGCCTTCACTTTCTTTCCCCCGATGGAGAGGGATATGGTCTTAAGATACTGTAACTTTAGTCTTCCTTGGAAGGAGAAGGTAACCGCTCCTGGTGCTATGGATATTGAACTTTTTGGACCTGAGGACAATGCAAGTTTCCTGGTACCTGAAGGTTCTCCGACACCTCATCTGGCTTTGGTCCTAGTTACAGAAGGTACCAGCTATAAGCCGGTGGAGAATGCAACTGTAGAAGCCACAACCATGGAGAAGAGTGACACTACATTAGCCCTTTCCAGGCCAGTCCACCTTACAGAAACCAGCACTCCACATCAGAAAAGACAAAAACCAGCTACTAAGCCATCACCTAAACTAAGAGAGAAATCCACCAGCTCCAAAGATGAGGTTAAGAACAACTCTACTCATGTAGGTTCAAGTCCTTCTCCCCCACCATCTCCGAAACCTAAACCATCTAACCATACTGCCCATAAGAAGAAGGTCCGAGAAGTTGGCTTGGGCGTCCATATTTTAGAACATCTCCTTGATAGCGAGCATAAAATCTTCCTGGTTATGTTGGGTATGATCATGATCTGGTCTGTCTTCACGGCTCCATTGAAGTGGACAGCAGATGACAGTCTTTACGAGTATCTTGACTTTGTAGACGCCACAGACCGGCACGGTAAAGTTTGGATTTGGAGCCACCTGGGAGCTTGCATTGGCTCCGGTGTCATCGTGAGGTTGATAGAGAGTCTCGGCTGCTTCCTGACCACAAATATCCCCAAAATCGATCTCCATTTTTATGGCTACTCTCTGTTTATGATCATCACAGTGTTTCTTAGCACTATCTATCCTGTACACGTCTCCAAGAAATCTGAACACTCAAACAAGACCATCAAAGCCCTGGGTCTCATCGGGAGCGACGGCCGAGTCATCCTTCTGTCCATCACCGTCTTTCTGACCGGCGCCATCTGGTCCACGGCTCACAATTTCTTATTCTGGCGGATGCAGGATGTGGGCAGCACAGAACTCTATATGGGAATCTCTGTCGCCCTCGCCCTTTTCTCAGAAATCGTGCTCCACTTCTTCAGGGGTAAACTGTTTAGAGTCTTCTCGGTCAAATGGATTGTGGTCATTGGCCTGGGCTGTCTGGCGGTACAGATGGTATATTACTCCTTCTTATGGACACCTTGGGCTGTCTTGCCCGTTCAGGTTTTGAGTGCCTTTAGCAATGGAGCCCTCATATGGGCTGTGAACTCTCAAGCCAATGACGTGGCCACGCCAGGGACAGAGAGGTCTCTGCAGCTGGTCCTGCACTGCTTGTCACATGACTGCGGTGCCAGCCTGGGCAGTATCGCCAGCGGTTTCATCATCAGCGGCTTCGGCCTCCCGGTACTATTCCAAGCGTGCAGCGTAACATTACTGCTCTGGATCTCTCTGTTCTTGTTGATCCATCCCAGACTTCCTCACATAAAGAAAATTAACTATTCGCGGCTTCTGGCTGCAGACAACAGCGACATGAGTGACTCTGACGACGACCAGGAACGAGACTGGTTGGTTAAAGCTATGAAAGATGATAGCAAACAATGGTAG
- the MFSD6L gene encoding major facilitator superfamily domain-containing protein 6-like isoform X2, with protein MSGTKQWDISQALAIASLFHFFHGIGKFCLIPFLTIFFRYLGLSPPLVGIIIGLKHIIHVFGAPLCAYMAKTNNRRRVLITGSLLLSAGAGLAFTFFPPMERDMVLRYCNFSLPWKEKVTAPGAMDIELFGPEDNASFLVPEGSPTPHLALVLVTEGTSYKPVENATVEATTMEKSDTTLALSRPVHLTETSTPHQKRQKPATKPSPKLREKSTSSKDEVKNNSTHVGSSPSPPPSPKPKPSNHTAHKKKVREVGLGVHILEHLLDSEHKIFLVMLGMIMIWSVFTAPLKWTADDSLYEYLDFVDATDRHGKVWIWSHLGACIGSGVIVRLIESLGCFLTTNIPKIDLHFYGYSLFMIITVFLSTIYPVHVSKKSEHSNKTIKALGLIGSDGRVILLSITVFLTGAIWSTAHNFLFWRMQDVGSTELYMGISVALALFSEIVLHFFRGKLFRVFSVKWIVVIGLGCLAVQMVYYSFLWTPWAVLPVQVLSAFSNGALIWAVNSQANDVATPGTERSLQLVLHCLSHDCGASLGSIASGFIISGFGLPVLFQACSVTLLLWISLFLLIHPRLPHIKKINYSRLLAADNSDMSDSDDDQERDWLVKAMKDDSKQW; from the coding sequence ATGAGTGGCACCAAGCAGTGGGACATCAGCCAGGCTCTGGCCATCGCCAGCCTGTTCCATTTCTTCCATGGCATTGGAAAGTTCTGCCTTATCCCCTTCTTAACCATCTTCTTCCGATACCTGGGACTGAGCCCTCCTCTGGTGGGGATCATAATAGGCCTCAAACACATCATCCATGTTTTCGGGGCACCTCTATGCGCTTACATGGCCAAAACAAATAATAGGAGAAGGGTTCTCATCACAGGGTCTCTGCTGCTGTCGGCCGGGGCCGGCTTGGCCTTCACTTTCTTTCCCCCGATGGAGAGGGATATGGTCTTAAGATACTGTAACTTTAGTCTTCCTTGGAAGGAGAAGGTAACCGCTCCTGGTGCTATGGATATTGAACTTTTTGGACCTGAGGACAATGCAAGTTTCCTGGTACCTGAAGGTTCTCCGACACCTCATCTGGCTTTGGTCCTAGTTACAGAAGGTACCAGCTATAAGCCGGTGGAGAATGCAACTGTAGAAGCCACAACCATGGAGAAGAGTGACACTACATTAGCCCTTTCCAGGCCAGTCCACCTTACAGAAACCAGCACTCCACATCAGAAAAGACAAAAACCAGCTACTAAGCCATCACCTAAACTAAGAGAGAAATCCACCAGCTCCAAAGATGAGGTTAAGAACAACTCTACTCATGTAGGTTCAAGTCCTTCTCCCCCACCATCTCCGAAACCTAAACCATCTAACCATACTGCCCATAAGAAGAAGGTCCGAGAAGTTGGCTTGGGCGTCCATATTTTAGAACATCTCCTTGATAGCGAGCATAAAATCTTCCTGGTTATGTTGGGTATGATCATGATCTGGTCTGTCTTCACGGCTCCATTGAAGTGGACAGCAGATGACAGTCTTTACGAGTATCTTGACTTTGTAGACGCCACAGACCGGCACGGTAAAGTTTGGATTTGGAGCCACCTGGGAGCTTGCATTGGCTCCGGTGTCATCGTGAGGTTGATAGAGAGTCTCGGCTGCTTCCTGACCACAAATATCCCCAAAATCGATCTCCATTTTTATGGCTACTCTCTGTTTATGATCATCACAGTGTTTCTTAGCACTATCTATCCTGTACACGTCTCCAAGAAATCTGAACACTCAAACAAGACCATCAAAGCCCTGGGTCTCATCGGGAGCGACGGCCGAGTCATCCTTCTGTCCATCACCGTCTTTCTGACCGGCGCCATCTGGTCCACGGCTCACAATTTCTTATTCTGGCGGATGCAGGATGTGGGCAGCACAGAACTCTATATGGGAATCTCTGTCGCCCTCGCCCTTTTCTCAGAAATCGTGCTCCACTTCTTCAGGGGTAAACTGTTTAGAGTCTTCTCGGTCAAATGGATTGTGGTCATTGGCCTGGGCTGTCTGGCGGTACAGATGGTATATTACTCCTTCTTATGGACACCTTGGGCTGTCTTGCCCGTTCAGGTTTTGAGTGCCTTTAGCAATGGAGCCCTCATATGGGCTGTGAACTCTCAAGCCAATGACGTGGCCACGCCAGGGACAGAGAGGTCTCTGCAGCTGGTCCTGCACTGCTTGTCACATGACTGCGGTGCCAGCCTGGGCAGTATCGCCAGCGGTTTCATCATCAGCGGCTTCGGCCTCCCGGTACTATTCCAAGCGTGCAGCGTAACATTACTGCTCTGGATCTCTCTGTTCTTGTTGATCCATCCCAGACTTCCTCACATAAAGAAAATTAACTATTCGCGGCTTCTGGCTGCAGACAACAGCGACATGAGTGACTCTGACGACGACCAGGAACGAGACTGGTTGGTTAAAGCTATGAAAGATGATAGCAAACAATGGTAG